The genomic stretch ATCGGTTATCCAATCGCGCATATCAGGCAAGATGGCAGCTTTGACGTTATAAAGCCCGAAGGAACCAGTGGTATCGTCAATGTCGGCACAGTCTCAGAGCAGATGCTGTATGAAATTGGCGACCCGCAAGCCTATATCCTGCCGGATGTCACCTGCGACTTCTCGGAAGTTCAAATCACTCAAGCAAGCGAAAACAGGGTACAGGTAAGCGCTGCCAGGGGACGCCCTGCGCCTTCTACCTACAAAACCTGTGCCACGTATGCTGATGGCTTTCGGACTGGTGTGACCATGTCATTTTATGGCTTTGAGGCGCACAGAAAAGCACAGGCTTTTGCAGAGGCTGCTTTTGCACGAACCAGAAAGGTTTTCCGCAAGTTTAACGCTGGCGACTTTACCGAAACCAGCGTGGAAATCATTGGCGCTGAAAGTCAGTTTGGTGCCTATGGAAACCCCGATGAGGCACGGGAAGTAGTGGTCAAAATAGCGGCCAAACATCCGGATATGATGGGCGCTGGTTTGTTGCTAAAGGAACTCGCGGGTCTGGGCCTTGCAACTCCGCCGGGACTTTCGAGTTTCTCCGGTGGCAGACCAAAACCCTCCCCTGTTGTCAGGTTGTTCTCCTATCTTTCTGCCAAGGAAGATATTACCATCAGTATAGATATTGATGGTGATATTAAGCAGCATCAATCTGATGCAAAAGCTGCTGTTCGTCCTATCGAAATCAAACGCCCTTCCTTGCCTTCTCCGCCTGATGCAATTGATGATATGGTTGATGTGCCCCTGATCAAACTGGCCTGGGGCCGGTCAGGTGATAAAGGCAACAAAGCCAATATTGGTATTATCGCACGTGAGCCCGTATATTTACCATATATCTGGCAGGCTCTGTCCGAAAGCAGTGTTGCCAAGAGACTGGCGCATTTTATCGAAACTCAGAACAAAGAAGATGCAGTGTTACGGTTCCTTTTGCCTGGCTCAAATTCCATCAACTTTCTGATTGATAATGTGCTCGGTGGTGGTGGTGTTGCATCCCTCAGGAATGACCCACAAGGCAAGGGATACGCACAAATCCTTCTGGCTCACCCTGTTCCCATCCCTGCACATATGGCGGAGACCCTTTAGATGCCTGTTTTCAAATCCAAAGTGAACGTCAACTCGGAGGCATTCGCCACTAACCGTAAGGATATGCTAGAGTTGGTAGATAAACTGCGGGAACTTAATGCCAGAGCCCCTGCCCTGTCTGCCTCAAAAAAAGAGAAGTTCGATAAACGTGGACAGATCCTGCCGAGAGAACGCCTAGCCAGGTTACTGGATCCGGGGATGCCATTTCTGGAAGTTGGAAATATTGCCGGCTACCTTCAGGATACGGACAAGGAAGAAAGATCTGTTCCCGGCAGCACCATCATTGCAGGTGTTGGCTTCGTTAATGGCACGCGCTGTGCTGTTGTTGTGGATGATAGCGGCATAAAAGCCGGGTCACTCACGGTTGCTGGCGGTTACAGATTGCGCCGATTGCAACAGATTGCTTTGGAACAGAATCTGCCATTCGTACATCTTGTTGAAAGTGCCGGCGGTGACCTGATGAATTACACCGTTGAAGGCTTTTTCGAAGGCGGCTCACTTTTTGCCAATCTAGCACGTTTATCCAAAGCAGGTATTCCGGTACTGGCCATTCTACACGGATCATCGACAGCTGGCGGCGCATATATGCCTGGCCTCTCGGATTATGTTGTTGCTGTCAAAGAAGGCGGCAAGGCTTTCCTTGCCGGCCCGCCATTGCTGAAAGCGGCGACTGGCGAAATTGCCACAGAGGCAGAGCTTGGTGGCGCAGAAATGCATGCCAGCGTATCCGGACTGGCAGAGTACCTTGCCGAAAATGATGGTGAAGCAGTCTTGATGATGCGTGAGGTCATCAACCGCCTTGGCTGGAACGACCGCTGCGCGATGCCAGAACAGGGCGCATTTCGAGAACCGGTATATGATATTGACGAAATATGCGGCATCGTACCGGTAGATTACCGAAAACCTTATGACGCCCGTGAAGTCATCGCACGAATTGTTGACGGTTCAGATTTTACGGACTTCAAACCATTATACGGTGTTTCAACAGTCTGTGTGCACTCGGAAATATATGGACACCAATGCGGTATTCTCGCCAATAACGGCCCCATCGACCCGGACGGCGCGACGAAGGCTGCACAGTTTATGCAATTATGTGATCAGTCAGATACACCTGTGATCTTTTTGCAAAATACAACAGGTTATATGGTGGGCAAGGAGTATGAACGTGCCGGAATGATCAAACATGGGTCGAAGATGATTCAAGCCGTCACAAACCTGTCTGTACCAAGATTGACAATGATGATCGGCGCCAGTTATGGCGCAGGAAACTACGGCATGTGCGGAAGAGGTTATGACCCTGACTTCCTCTTCACATGGCCCAATGCCTCTGCAGGCGTCATGGGAGGAGAACAGGCAGCTACAGTCATGCAAATTGTGGCGGAAGGACAAGCCGCTCGTACAGGAATAGAAATAGACCAGAAGAAATCAGCCATGCAAGCTGCCATGCTGACACATCATTTTGACCGTCAGTCTGGCGCTTTCTACACATCAGGTCATTGTTGTGATGACGGTATGATCGACCCGAGAGACACGCGTCGCACGCTTGGCTTTCTTCTTGGAACAGTTCGTGAGGGGCGTCACAGAGATGTAAAGCCAAACAGCTTTGGCATCGCGAGGATGTAAGACAAATATCATGACCACATTACCTGATACCGAAAAGCTGCTGCTCGACCTCAACAAGGGCTGGCTGACTATCTGGTTTAACACACCCGAGAACCGTAATGCCTTGAGCAGTGAACTATCCGAAGAGCTGATGACAGTTTTGCACATGATCCGTGATGATCGGTCTGTGCGGGGCATCACGCTGCGGGGCAAGGGGGGGATATTTTGCGCCGGCGGTGATTTGAAAAGTTTCGGCTCTGCGCTTTCCGGCGAGTTCACACACGAAGATGCAGTGAAACTGAACCGTGGGGGCGGAGAAATGTTTCAACTGGTCAACACCATGCCACAGGTTGTGATTGCACTGGTGGAAGGCGCGGCCATTGCTGGAGGGCTCGGTATGCTGTGCTGTGCAGACATTGTGGCAGTAACAAAAGACGCAAAGTTTTCGTTGACAGAAACACAGCTTGGCATCGCTCCTGCCCAAATCGCGCCTTACGTCGTTCAGCGCACAGGCCTGACCACAGCACGGCGCCTGATGTTGACAGGTGCACGATTTACCGGTTCCGAAGCAGAGCGATATGGCCTGGCAGACTTTGTGGCAGACACAGCGGGACAGCTGGATATTATTGAGGAAGACATCAAGGCGAATGTCATACGCTGCGCGCCGGGGGCTAATGCCGCGACTAAAGAGCTTGTCCTCGCAGCACCTCATCTTGATACGAACGAGATGATGAACCTGGCAGCAGAGCGATTTGCAGACTGTATGCTCAGCGATGAAGGGCGTGAAGGTATCATGTCATTCGTACAAAAGAAAACACCCTCCTGGGCGAGATCGGAGGAAGATCAATGAGTACACAGAAAACACCATTCAGCAGTATCCTTATCGCTAATCGCGGTGAAATCGCCTGCCGTATTATCCATACAGCAAAATTGCTTGGCTTGCGAACCATTGCCGTTTACTCTGAAGCCGATGCGCAAGCGCCGCATGTGATGATGGCCGATGACAGTTATTGTCTGGGCCCCGCCCCGGTCGCCGCATCCTATCTTGATATGGACAAAGTGCTCGAGGCTGCCACAACAAAAAAAGCTGAGGCAATTCACCCCGGCTATGGCTTTCTTTCAGAAAATGCAGATTTCGCTACAGCCTGCACGGACGCAGGTCTGATCTTTATCGGCCCCACGCCGAAAGCCATTGAATTGATGGGTGACAAAGCCAAAGCGAAGCGCCGAATGATTGATGCAGGCGTACCATGTGTACCTGGGTATCAGGGAGAGGAACAATCTGATGGCAGACTGATTGATGAAGCCGCCAAGATCGGCTTCCCGATTATGGTAAAAGCTGCTGCTGGCGGCGGCGGGCGCGGTATGCGCCTGGTCGAGGCGGAATCTGCCCTGGCGACGGCCATCACGGCAGCCCGTAGTGAAGCTGAAAATGCGTTCGGTTCTGGTGAACTGATCCTTGAAAAAGCCATAAGCCAGCCGCGGCATGTGGAGATACAGGTTTTTGCCGATAAGTATGGCAATACAATACATCTGGGCGAACGCGATTGTTCCGTGCAGCGCAGACACCAGAAAGTTCTGGAGGAAGCACCCTGCCCTGTTATGACGCCGGAACTGCGCCAGGCTATGGGTAACGCAGCTGTCAAAGCCGCAAAAGATATTGCATATGTTGGCGCGGGAACCGTTGAATTTCTACTTGATGCCTCTGGTGAATTCTATTTCCTAGAAATGAATACACGCCTTCAAGTTGAGCATCCGGTAACAGAAATGGTTACCGGCCTTGATCTCGTAGCTTTACAGATACGTGTCGCGCAGGGCGACGAATTGGGCCTTGTTCAAAAAGATGTTGCTCTATCAGGTCATGCCATAGAAGCACGTCTCTATGCAGAAGATACCAGTCAGGATTTCCTGCCTGCCACTGGTCCCATAGACCTGTGGCAACCCGCCTCTGGCGCTGGCATTCGTATCGACTCGGGTATTTCAACTGGCGGTGAGGTTTCGCCTTTTTACGATCCGATGCTTGCAAAGATTATCGCCTATGGTGACAATCGCGAGGAAGCAAGGCGCAAACTTATCGATGCCTTGAAATGCACCGTCATGTTTGGCGCCACAACGAACAAGGCATTCCTCATAGAAGCACTAGAACGCCCGGCTTTCGTGAATGGGGCAGCAACAACAGCTTTTATAGGCGACAGCTTCTCGAAAGAAGACCTCGCAGGGCAATCGCTTACTGAACGTGATGCAGCAATAGCTGCAGTCCTTCTGTATACTTCAGCACACGCGAAAGCCATGCACCGTGCCATCGCCACGCCGCACGAGCTATCAAACTGGTCCAGCGCCACAAAAATATCGACACCGTTCAGATTTGCACAGGGTGAGAATGGAATTACCCTCAATATTACACCAGCTGGCGACAACACTTATCATATTCTAACCGACGATCAGACTTTTAACATGCTCCTCACTGAAAAAGACGACTGTAAGGTGTATTTTGATATCAATGGTGAGAAGATAACTGCTTACTACCAGATCAGCAAAACCGACCCGTCAGGACAATCAATTTATATCTCCATTGAGGGGTGTGATCATTTTCTGACTAATGCGTTTGGTGTCTTCACTTCAGCGTCGGACACAGCAGGTGCAGGCTCAGTCACGGCTCCCATGCACGGAATGTTGTTGGAAGTATTTGTGTCTCAGGGAGACAAAGTGAAAAAAGGTGACAGACTGGCTGTCGTTGAAGCTATGAAAATGCAACACGAGCTACTCGCAGAGGTGGATGGTGAGGTGGCTGACATACATTTTGAAGCCGGTGTGCAGGTTGCCGCTGACAGTCTACTGATGGAAATTACGGTTACAGAAAGCTCATAGAACATGATGCAGGCAGCACTGGACTTCAAACAGGAGTGCGATGCACTCGCAGCAATACTTGAGCAAGCTGATGATTCAGATTTTCAACGTGTGACCCAGTTCAAGGATTGGACCATAGAAGACGTCATCGGGCATCTGCATCTCTGGAACATTGCGGCTGCTGAAACGCTGAAAGGCCGTGAGAACTGGACGGCTTTCTTTACTTTCATCATGGAACAGATGGGTAAAGGCGCAGGCCATCCGCAATTACAGCGAGCCTGGTTTGATGCAAACTCCCGGGGTATCCGTGGGCACGCATTATATGATGAGTGGCGTGCCTTCTATCCACAGCTTGCTGAGGATTATGCAAAGGCTAACCCCGCTCACAGGGTTGCCTGGGCCGGGCCTGACATGAGCACTGAATCCAAAATTATCGCCCGGCAAATGGAAACCTGGGCACACGGTCAGGAGGTATTCGACATACTGGGCGCTGAACGGCAAGACACCGACCGTATCCGCAATATCGCCCATCTCGGCGTCACCACCTATGGCTGGACATTTCGCAATCGCGGAGAGGAGCCGCCCAAACCCAAGCCCTTCGTAGAACTCATAGCGCCATCTGGCGAGATTTGGGTATGGAATGAACCTCAGGAAGATAATCTGGTCCGGGGCACCGCAACCGCGTTTTGTCAGATCGTAACCCAAACCAGAAGCGTGCTGGACACAAATATTGAGACGATCGGGGATACGGCGGAAAGATGGATGGCTGTCGCTCAGTGTTTCGCTGGCGCTGCAGAAACTCCGCCATCCAAAGGTCAACGCTATCGCCTTTCATCCTGATCTTCTCTAACATTGATTCATGGCAACTATTTACCTCATACGACATGGGCAGGCTTCATTCGGGGCAGAGAACTACGACAAACTTTCACAACTCGGTGAACGCCAGGCTGAAATCGTGGGGCAATATTTTCGCCAATGCGACATCCGGCTTGATGCCGCCTATAGCGGTAACCTGTCCCGGCAGCACCGCACGGCAGAACTTACAATCGAACAACAGGGCTATGAGGTCCCACATCATATTGATGCTCGTTTCAATGAAGTAAAAAATGATGAGCATGTTGAGTATTTCAAAGACAGGATCGCTGCGCGCGACCCTGACCTCGCACAAAAACTTGTTGAAGGCAGCTTCACCAGCAAAGACTATCAGAAGGTTGTAGAGGCAGTCTTTACGCACTGGGTATCACCAGATTGCAACGAACCGCGCACCCAAAGCTGGGCGGATTATTCAGCAGAAGTAAAAGATGCCATGCGTGATGTGATGAAGCATGAGGGTTCTGGCAAAACCATCGGTATCTTCACATCAGGTGGCACCATCGCAACCATCGTATCGCAAGTGCTCGGACTCACGGGCGAACACGCTTACAGCTTTTATGAACCAGTTATAAACTGTTCCGTAACACAACTTTTTTATAATTCTTCGCGGGTTTCCCTTTCATACTTTAATGACCACTCATTTCTTGATATACTGGGCAGACAGAATAGCGAAAACCTGGTCACATATAGATAACGTCAGGTCAGCCTATTGAGGCATTGCTCTGCTGTCTTTGCACTCGACCATGTAAATCGCGTAGTCTCGGCATATCCGCTTCATCCTTGTAAGGGTGAGAACCCTCGGACTATCTCTAACGTCGCAACAAGTGACTGGCTATAGAGCTCAAAAAATGCGTATAAACGCACCCAAGATGTTGAAAGAATTGAACAAAAATTCACCACTCATTGACGAATACGGGCGCCAGGTAAACTACCTGCGCCTCTCGGTTACGGACAGATGCGACTTGCGTTGCACTTATTGCATGTCTGAGAAAATGACTTTCCTGCCTCGAAACGAACTCCTCAACTTTGAGGAGCTGGAAAGGTTATGCATGGTCTTTATCGACCGTGGTGTTCAGCATTTGCGCATCTCTGGCGGTGAGCCACTCACACGCAAAGATATCCTGTCCTTATTTCAGGCACTCTCCTTACATCTGGCAAAAGGCTCTCTGCAAGAACTGACGCTGACAACAAATGGGACACAACTGGAACGCTATGCGCAGGAGCTTTCAGATTGTGGTGTGCAACGTATCAATGTTTCTCTTGATACGTTGGATCAGGATAAATTCACAAATATCACCCGCCGGGACAAACTTCCAGCCGTGCTGCGCGGCATAGATGCAGCTCTTTCCGTTGGTATAAAAATTAAAATCAATACTGTTGCTCTCCAAAACCATAACCTTTCCGAATTATCCCGTATGATCAGATGGGCACACAGCTTGGGAATGGACATATCTTTAATCGAAGCTATGCCGATGGGTGAGATAGAAACAGACAGAGTAGACCAATATATACCTCTGTCTGCAGTTAAAGAGACCCTCAGCAGAGAAATGACCTTGTCACCAATTTCGTATAAGACTTCCGGGCCATCCCGGTATATGCTTGTTGAAGAAACAGGTGGTCGTTTAGGTTTCATATCGCCCCTCTCCCATAATTTTTGTGAAAGTTGCAACCGTGTGCGTATTACATGCACAGGTCAATTATACACATGCCTTGGAAACGAAGGTATGGTTGACCTGCGCGCGCCACTTCGAAACGATGTAACAAATACAAAACTGACCCAAAAAATAGATGAAGCCCTGATGCGCAAACCCAAAGGTCACGATTTCAACATCACACGCCGGGGGCAAGCGCCTTCCGTCAATCGACATATGTCAGTTACAGGGGGCTAACCCTATGGAGGTCAGATATTTTGGACGCTTGAGGGAGCAACTTAACATCGAGGTCGAACAGGTTTCTCTACCCGATAACATCAGCGATGCATCTACTTTGCGCACTTGGCTGGCCAGTACAAGGTATAACGGCACCTGTCTTCTGGACCAGTCTGTGCGCGTGATCGTAAACGAGGAGATCGTTACCTGGGAACATACTGTTACTGAGACTGATTCTATCGCCTTCATTCCTCCGGTGAGCGGCGGATAAAGATGTTCTCCTTACTTAAACAAAATTTCAATGCAGCCACGGAGTTAAGCCTGTTCCTGTCTGAAGCAGACGGCCGGGGCGCAACAACAAGCTTTATCGGCACCGTCAGGGGAAAAGAACAGAAGCAAGAAGTAAATGCTCTTTTTATCGAGCACCACCCTGTACTGACCGAAAAAAGTATCAGAGAAATTATCATGCAGGCTTGCAACAGGTGGCGGTTACTGCGTTATCTCGTTTTACACCGTATCGGCACCATTCATTCTGGTGAAGATATTGTACTGGTTGCGACCACGGCGACACATCGGCGAGACGCATTTGAGGCTGTAGATTTCATCATGGATTACCTAAAAGCTGATGCCCTGTTCTGGAAAAAACAGATTACAGAAACCGGAGCAGAATGGATTGAACCTCGTGCACAGGATTATCAGGACAAAAAAAGGTGGCGTGACAATGCCGGGTATTGACAACACACTGACTTTCAAACCTGTCCGGATCTCTGTCCTGACTGTTTCGGACACACGCACAGAAGCCGACGATACATCTGGAGATATTCTTGCAGAGCGTATTCAAACAGCCGGGCATCAGTTGGCGGGCCGCAAGATCGTTCGTGATACTGTTCTAGAGGTAAGAGAAACAGTCCAAACATGGATTAACGACCCTGAGATTGATGCGGTGATATCCACCGGGGGGACCGGCTTGACGGGCCGGGATGTCACCCCTGAAGCAATCGAGCCTTTGTTTGAGAAGAAAATCGAGGGATTTTCCGTGATATTCCATCAGGTCAGCTTTCAGTCAGTCGGACTCTCGACGCTGCAATCACGGGCAACAGCAGGAGTTGCCCAAGGCACGTTTATTTTTGCTCTGCCTGGATCAAACGGAGCCGTCCGTGACGGTTGGGATAAAGTCATCGCCATGCAACTGGATTCACGACACAAACCCTGCAATCTGGTGGAACTGATGCCACGCCTTCGGGAAAAGTGAAAAGATGACTGACAAATTGACCCATTTCGATGAAAACGGACGCCCACAGATGGTGGATGTGTCCAGGAAGCAAGAGAGCATTCGGCGCGCCGTTGCGCGTGGGTATGTCAGTTTTACACCCGATATTTATGACATGATCAAGAACGGAAACAGTAGCAAAGGCGATATCAGACTTGTTGCAGAACTCGCCGGGATCATTGGAGCAAAACGGACTAGCGACCTTATTCCCTTATGCCACCCATTGCCCTTGAGCGGTGTGTCAGTGACCGTCATCTCAGATGATCACCTAAACAGTTTCGTTGTGACTGCTGAAGTTAAAACAAGCGGCAAGACCGGCGTTGAAATGGAAGCACTGACAGCGGTTTCAGTCGCGTGTCTGACAATCTATGACATGGCAAAATCCCTTGATAAAGCCATTCTGATTGAGAAGATTGAGCTACAAGAGAAATCCGGTGGTAAATCTGGTGATTACCATCGTGCTGCCGAAGCATCATGATCAGCGTAGAAGAAGCGCTAGATTTTCTGCTAGATAACGCAAGAGGACTTGATACGGAGTATGTTTCGCTTGGCCGTTTATCCGGACGGGTCTGCGCAGAAACTGTACACGCATTAACGACTCAGCCGCCCTTCCCTGCATCTGCAATGGATGGTTATGCTATTCGCTTTGAAGATGCCCAGCAAGGGAACGCACTGAAAGTCATCGGAGAAGCCCCCGCTGGAAAGTCCTATGCTGGCTGTTTGAAAAAAAGTGAAGCAGTACGGATTTTTACCGGTGCCATGATTCCAGCTGGCGCAGACCATGTCGTTATTCAAGAGGATGTGGAGCGCCAGGGTGCTGACATAATCATTCGGGAAAAACAGCATCAACAGCGACATATCCGTGCGGCTGGTATTGATATGCAAAAGGGAGATATCCTCGCCGAGCCCGGCACAACGCTTCATCACCTGCATGGCTCTGTTTTCGCGGCGGCAAATATACCTCACATATGCGTTTATAAAAAACCACGTATTGCGCTATTTTCAACTGGTGATGAGTTGATTGACCCCGGTAGTGATCTGGAACCAGGAAAGATTGTAAACTCTAACCATTATGCACTCACTGCACTGATCGATCATTGGGGCGGCATTGGCACTTACCTTGGCTGCGCCCGGGACACTGAGGACGATATCGCAATACTTTATGAGCAAGGTCGTCATCATGATGTGATCGTACCAGTTGGCGGCGCATCCGTTGGTGACTATGATCATGTGAGGTCAACTTTTACCCAGCTCGGGGGTAATATAAATTTCTCCAAAGTCGCCGTGAAACCGGGCAAACCGACTTGGTATGGAGCGTTGGATAGGACAAACGTTCTCGGCCTTCCTGGCAATCCTGCCTCTGCCATAGTTACGGCATGCCTGTTTCTTCAACCGCTGATCCGCGCTTTGGCCGGACAAACCGTGCCAGAGCGAAAATGGCATATTGGCAAACTCGCGACTGATCTGCCTGCTAATGGTAGACGGGAAAACTATCTGCGTGCAGTTACCGAAACGGACAGGTCAGGAAACATCCTCCTACATCCAGCAGAGGGTCAGGACAGCTCTCTTTTGAAGCCCTTTCTCTCCTGCAACGCCCTTATTAGGCGCAAGCCAAACTCAGAGAAACTGCAAGCTGGAGCTTTGACTGAATTTATGACACTGACGAGATCATCCTGATGCCAACACTGGATATTTCAGCGTTGCGCAACAAAGCAACCGTCATCGTGCCGGGATTACTCGTAGCCTTGCTTATTGCCGCTGCTGCTCGGTTTGTTTCAGACCATTACGGCGCACCGGCGATGCTGTTTGCGTTGCTGATCGGGATGGCATTTCATTTTCTCTCAGAAAGACAGCGGTTTACGCCCGGCATTGAATTTACCTCCCAACGACTGTTGAAAACCGGCGTTGCTCTTTTAGGGGCGAAAGTTACTTTCGAAGAGATTGCTAGCCTGGGCGCAGCACCAGTGCTGATTATTCCGGGACTGATTATTTTGACAATTTCAAGCGGCATTATAATTTCAGCCTTTACATCTAAATCCCGAAGTTTTGGCATTCTTACCGGTGGTGCCGTTGCAATCTGTGGTGCTTCAGCTGCGCTCGCTATTTCATCCGTATTGCCGAGAAACGACACTGTAAGGCGTGATACGCTTTTTACTGTTATCGCTGTCACGACTTTGTCAACAATCGCCATGGTCGCCTATCCTGTTCTTTTTGCTAATTTTGGCTTTGATGATCAGCAGACAGGTTTCCTGATCGGCGCAACAATACACGATGTCGCTCAGGTCGTCGGGGCAGGATATGCCGTCTCCGACGAAGCGGGACATATTGCCACTTATGTAAAATTGCTTCGCGTCTGTTGCCTGCCTTTTGTCATACTGACTATTGCCCTGATGATGCGCGGAGAGAACGCAGACAAGTCGCTTACTGTGTTCCCTTGGTTTGCCGTGGTTTTTGCGATTATCCTTATTGTGAACAGTATTGGTCTTTTGCCAGAAACCATTCGAAGCATCATGGACTGGGCATCACAGTGGCTCTTGATTGCAGCCATAGCCGCACTGGGGATGAAAACGTCACTGAAAACCATTGCCGATCTTGGTCCTGCACATATCGGTGTTGTAATTGCGGAGACCCTATTCCTCGTGGTTGCTGCGACCATCGCGATCAATTTCATCAGTTGATAGACCGTAGACTTTTTTTGCCGCTTCGGCTGAAACAAATCCGGCCTTGATATCCGTTCGCACAAGGGCTCTATCTCTCAAGGTCGTATCACCTTTACCACCGCCGCCCGGGGTCTTGATAATAACACGCTGGTTTACAGGCACCTCATCGCGGCCCATGCCTCTCAGTTTAGTACCATCCGACAGACCAGCGCCGCCCTTACCCCCTGACAAACCTCCATCCAGCCCGTTTGCCGGATGATCAATACGGTCAAACATCTTGGAAATCACCATTGGCTGCTGATGCGCATGTTCAAATTCCATAATCTGACCAAGCCCACCACGGTGCTCACCGCCGCCGCCGCTGTCTGTCAGATATTCTTTTCGCCACATTATGACAGGGGCTGAAACTTCGTTGATCTCAACAGGTGTGTTTTTCACGCCAGACGGAAAAGCGGTACATGACAGACCGTCCTTACCGGGACGGGCACCCGTTCCCCCAGTATAAAACGGATTGATCACAAAAGACGGGCCAGTCGCGCCATCACAAATACCCTCTCCCCCCATCAAGACA from Parvularcula sp. IMCC14364 encodes the following:
- the moaA gene encoding GTP 3',8-cyclase MoaA produces the protein MRINAPKMLKELNKNSPLIDEYGRQVNYLRLSVTDRCDLRCTYCMSEKMTFLPRNELLNFEELERLCMVFIDRGVQHLRISGGEPLTRKDILSLFQALSLHLAKGSLQELTLTTNGTQLERYAQELSDCGVQRINVSLDTLDQDKFTNITRRDKLPAVLRGIDAALSVGIKIKINTVALQNHNLSELSRMIRWAHSLGMDISLIEAMPMGEIETDRVDQYIPLSAVKETLSREMTLSPISYKTSGPSRYMLVEETGGRLGFISPLSHNFCESCNRVRITCTGQLYTCLGNEGMVDLRAPLRNDVTNTKLTQKIDEALMRKPKGHDFNITRRGQAPSVNRHMSVTGG
- the moaD gene encoding molybdopterin converting factor subunit 1, whose translation is MEVRYFGRLREQLNIEVEQVSLPDNISDASTLRTWLASTRYNGTCLLDQSVRVIVNEEIVTWEHTVTETDSIAFIPPVSGG
- a CDS encoding molybdenum cofactor biosynthesis protein MoaE, translated to MFSLLKQNFNAATELSLFLSEADGRGATTSFIGTVRGKEQKQEVNALFIEHHPVLTEKSIREIIMQACNRWRLLRYLVLHRIGTIHSGEDIVLVATTATHRRDAFEAVDFIMDYLKADALFWKKQITETGAEWIEPRAQDYQDKKRWRDNAGY
- the moaB gene encoding molybdenum cofactor biosynthesis protein B, which gives rise to MPGIDNTLTFKPVRISVLTVSDTRTEADDTSGDILAERIQTAGHQLAGRKIVRDTVLEVRETVQTWINDPEIDAVISTGGTGLTGRDVTPEAIEPLFEKKIEGFSVIFHQVSFQSVGLSTLQSRATAGVAQGTFIFALPGSNGAVRDGWDKVIAMQLDSRHKPCNLVELMPRLREK
- the moaC gene encoding cyclic pyranopterin monophosphate synthase MoaC, whose amino-acid sequence is MTDKLTHFDENGRPQMVDVSRKQESIRRAVARGYVSFTPDIYDMIKNGNSSKGDIRLVAELAGIIGAKRTSDLIPLCHPLPLSGVSVTVISDDHLNSFVVTAEVKTSGKTGVEMEALTAVSVACLTIYDMAKSLDKAILIEKIELQEKSGGKSGDYHRAAEAS
- the glp gene encoding gephyrin-like molybdotransferase Glp encodes the protein MISVEEALDFLLDNARGLDTEYVSLGRLSGRVCAETVHALTTQPPFPASAMDGYAIRFEDAQQGNALKVIGEAPAGKSYAGCLKKSEAVRIFTGAMIPAGADHVVIQEDVERQGADIIIREKQHQQRHIRAAGIDMQKGDILAEPGTTLHHLHGSVFAAANIPHICVYKKPRIALFSTGDELIDPGSDLEPGKIVNSNHYALTALIDHWGGIGTYLGCARDTEDDIAILYEQGRHHDVIVPVGGASVGDYDHVRSTFTQLGGNINFSKVAVKPGKPTWYGALDRTNVLGLPGNPASAIVTACLFLQPLIRALAGQTVPERKWHIGKLATDLPANGRRENYLRAVTETDRSGNILLHPAEGQDSSLLKPFLSCNALIRRKPNSEKLQAGALTEFMTLTRSS
- a CDS encoding YeiH family protein, whose product is MPTLDISALRNKATVIVPGLLVALLIAAAARFVSDHYGAPAMLFALLIGMAFHFLSERQRFTPGIEFTSQRLLKTGVALLGAKVTFEEIASLGAAPVLIIPGLIILTISSGIIISAFTSKSRSFGILTGGAVAICGASAALAISSVLPRNDTVRRDTLFTVIAVTTLSTIAMVAYPVLFANFGFDDQQTGFLIGATIHDVAQVVGAGYAVSDEAGHIATYVKLLRVCCLPFVILTIALMMRGENADKSLTVFPWFAVVFAIILIVNSIGLLPETIRSIMDWASQWLLIAAIAALGMKTSLKTIADLGPAHIGVVIAETLFLVVAATIAINFIS